The Fontisubflavum oceani genomic interval ATGCCACCGATGACGGGATCAGCCGTGCGGCGCAAACCCTTGGCGACCGGACCTTCTATGTCGATCAACTGCGCGAGATGATTGAAGGTAAACTGGTCGACGGTCTGCGGGCGGTGGCGGCTCAGATGACGATGGATGAGTTGCACGAAAACCGCTCGGAATTCGTGCAAGAGGTGCAGAACACCGTCTCGGAAGACCTTCTGAAAAACGGGTTGGAACTGGAATCCGTTTCGCTGACCGCGCTCGATCAAACCCCGTTTGAGGCGCTGGATGAGAACAACGCCTTCAACGCGGTCGGTATGCGGAAACTGGCCGAGGTGATTGCAACCTCGAAAAAGGAGCGCGCTGAGATCGAGGCAGAGGCCAATGTGGCGGTCCGTCGGGCCGGTATGGAGGCCGAACGGAAGCGGCTCGAGATTGAGCGCGATGAGCAAGAAGCGGCGATCTCGCAAGCCGAGCAAATCGCCACGCTGCGTGCGGCACAAGAGGCTGAGATTGCCCGTCGCGAGGAAGACGCGGAGAAAGAGAAGGAAGGCGCCCGGATTTCGCGGGAACAGGCCATTCGTGCGGCGGATATTGCGCGAGAGCGGGCCATTCGTGAGGCGGAGATCGATCGCGACCGGGAATTGGAAGTGGCCGATCAAGAACGCCAGATCATCATCGCGCAGAAATCCGAAGAGGAAAGCCGGGCGCGTGCGTCTGCCGATACGGCACGGGCCGAAGCCACCAAAGCGTCCGAGGCGATTGAAACAGCGCGCTCCGTGGCCACGGCAGAGCGTCAGAAGCAGATTGCGTTGATTGAGGCCGAGCGTGAGGCGGAGCGGGAAGCGACCAAAATCCGCCTGGCAGCCCAGGCAGAGAAAGACGCCGCGCAGGACCGGGCCGCGGCCCGTCGGGAAGAGGCGCAAGCCGATGCCGATGCGATCACCATTCGGGCGGAGGCGAAGAAAGCCGACCTTCTGGCCGAGGCGGAGGGTAACCGCGCGATTGTCGAATCCGAGAACGTGATCGACCCGGAGATTGTGGCGATGAAGGTCGATCTGGCGCGGCTTGACGCGTTGCCCAAGGTTGTGGCCGAGATGGTCAAACCAGCGGAGAAGATCGACTCGATCAAGATCCATCAGGTTACGGGCATGGGCGGGGCCGCCGGCACCGGCGGCGGCGACGCGGGCAAACCAGCGGTAAACCAGGCGCTCGACTCGATCCTCGGTATGGCGGTGCAATTGCCTGCGCTGAAGAAGCTGGGCGAGGAACTCGGCGTGTCGCTGGAAAGCGGCTTGAGCGAGGTTGGGGGCACAACCCTTGGCAATGTCGCCAATGACGCGCCAACCCCTGAGGCGGAGGAGGGGGCCGAGGTGCTTCCACCCGCCGATGTCGAAAAGCGACCCGCGGAATAGGCCACATCGCGACCCGGTGTCGCGCATCTCTTTCTCTTGCCTCTCAATCCTTTAGGTTGTGACGCGGAGGAGATGCGCGATGCCGACCCCATTTGCCTATGGCTGCCCGCCCGCGCTTGACGGGATCGAGCCTGTTGCGATCATGGATGCTGATTGCGCGCTCTGTTCCTTTGGCGCGCGGATGATCCATCGGCTTGATCGATCCGGTACGATCCGTATCTGCCCAATTCAGACGGCGCGTGGCCAAGCGGCCCTTCAGTATTTCGGGATGGACCCGAGCGACCCAGACAGTTGGCTGTTTTTGGCGGATGGCGCGGCCTGGTCCGATTTCGACGCAATAGTTGAGGTCGGGCGACGTTGTGGCGGATGGGGGCGGCTTCTTGCGGCGCTGATGATCCTTCCCGGACCAATCCGGGCCTGGCTCTATGCGCGGATTGCCAGGAACCGGTATGCGATCTTTGGCCGGGGCGATATCTGCGGCCTGCCGGATCCCGGCCTGCGCGCCCGGTTGCTTTTATGACCATCGTGATCCTTGGCGGCACGGGCGTGTTCGGCTCGCGTTTGGCGCGGCTTCCGTGCCGCGATGGACACCGCGTTGTGATCGCGGTGCGGGGCGTGGCCGACGCGGAGGGCTTGGCCGCAGAGATTGGCGCGGAGGTTTTGCAGGTTGATCGGGCCGGAGATCTGGCCCCCTTTTCCAAACAGGCGCCGATTGGGTGATCGACGCGGCAGGGCCGTTCCATACCTATGGCAAGGATCCCTACCGGTTGCCGCGGGCCTGCATCCGGGCAGGTGTCAGCTATATGGACCTCTCGGACAACACCGAATTCTGCCTCGGGATCAGTGTGTTGGACGCCGAAGCACATGCGGCCGGTGTCGCAATTCTGTCGGGTGTATCCAGTGTGCCCGCCCTCTCCTCGGCGGCTGTGGCGGCACTGTCCGATGGGATGGACCGGATCGAAATGATCGACAGCGTGATCTTGCCGGGAAATCGCGCGCCGCGCGGTCGGTCGGTGATCCGGTCGATCCTCGACCAAGTGGGTCGCCGGGTGCCGATTACAGTGGCAGGCCGGACAGAGGTGGTGCGGGGGTGGTCTGACGCGCGGGCTTATGACTTGCCCGATGGCGTGCGGCGTCGGGGGTGGATGATCGGCGTGCCCGATCTGGCCGTCTTCCCGGGCCGCTTTGGCGCAAAAACGGTTTCGTTTCGTGCCGGATTGGAGCTTTCGGTGATGAATCGCGGCCTGGCGGCGCTTTCGTGGATCAGGGCTCGGATGCCGTTACCCGTACCGATGGGCGTGGTCAGGTTCGGCGCGCGCTTGCTGGCACCCTTTGGCAGCGACAGAGGCGGCATGGCGGTCGAGGTGACTGGCCCCAAAGACGGTGCTTGGATCAGACGGCGCTGGCGTCTCCTGGCCGAGGCCGGCGATGGGCCATTTGTTCCGGCGATCCCTGCGCGTGCGGTGTTGCGCAATGCAGCGCCGTCGCCGGGCGCGCGGATTGCGGTTGCGGAGATCGGTTTGGCCGAGATGGAAGCCGCGATGCGGGATCTCTCCATTCGGTTCGAGCGGGAGGAGACCGCTTTGAAACCGATTTTTGAGACGCAACTTGGTGAACCGTTCCAGACGCTGCCAAAGGCCGTGCGCGACAGTCATCAAACCTATGCCGTGTCGCGGCTTGAGGGGCGCGCGAAGGTGACACGCGGGGCGGGGCTGTGGCCGCGGTTGCTCGGGTGGATTTTTAAGTTTCCACCCGCAGTCGAAGATGGCCCCGTCACTGTTCTCAAGACCCGGCGTGAAGAGACGGAAATCTGGGAGCGGCGCTTTGGCCCGCGACGGTTCCGCTCGACACTCGAGATCGAGGATGGATGGATGACCGAACGGTTTGGACCCATCACCTTCATGCTTGACCTACATGTGAAGGACGGCGCGTTGCATTTCCCGGTCCGCGCGGCGCGGATTGGGCCGATCCCGCTGCCAGCCTGGAGCTTACCCATTAGCGAGGCGACGGAGACCGAAAGGAATGGGCGGTTCCACTTCGATGTCACGCTTCGCGCGCCGCTGACCGGACAGTTGATCGTGCGCTATCAGGGATGGCTGGTGCCGACGGTTTGAGATTGCGTTTCTGGGTGGCGACTTCATGATGGGGTTCATGACGTGCAGCCATCTTGATCAGATTACATGGGCCTTGCCCGACGAGGCCGCCAAAGCGGGGGCCGTCTGCGAGGACTGCGCCAAAATCGGCGCAACCTGGGTCCATCTCAGGATGTGCCGATCTTGCGGCCATATCGGCTGCTGTGACAGCTCACCCCATCGCCATGCGCGGGCGCATTGGGGCGCAAGCGGCCATCCGATCCTTTGTTCCTATGAGCCGGGGGAGCGGTGGTCTTGGTGTTTCGAGGATGAGGAAATCGTCGACAAACGCGGCAAGCTCGGCGGGTAGATATGGCACGTCCGGTTATCGACAACGCCACCGCAAGGCGGCTGTTCTTGCACCGCCATGGTTTGGGGGCCGGTCCGTCCGGCCCCGCCACGGGTGAGGGTTTGGCGCAGGTGATTGGCGATTTGGGCTTCGTGCAAGTCGATAGCGTCAATACAGTGGCGCGGGCCCATGACATGATCCTCTGGTCCCGGCGGCAAGCCTATAAACCCGCCAGCCTGCGTTGGTTAAACGACCGCAAACGCGCGACATTCGAGCATTGGACCCATGATGCGTCGATCCTGCCCATGGCGCAATTCCCGCATTGGCGGTTGAAATTCGCCCGTGACGCGGCGCGGATGAAGCAACGTTGGACCCAATGGCAAGGCGGCGGGTTCCACGCAGAGATCGATCGGGTCTTGACGCATATCTCCGATCATGGCCCGGTCGGCAGTGGCGATCTGGCCGAGCAGAGGCCGGAGAAATCAACCGGCTGGTGGGACTGGCACCCGTCAAAAACCGCGTTGGAGTATCTTTGGCGCGCGGGTGAGTTGTCGGTCAGCCGCCGCGAGGGGTTCCGGAAAATCTATGATTTGACCGAGCGGGTGATCCCGCCCGAGGCGCTTAACGCACGTTTTGACGAAGCGGAGACGGTCGATTGGGCCTGCGCCGCGGCGCTGGATCGATTGGGTTTTGCCACATCCGGCGAATTGGCGGCGTTTTGGGATTTGGTCCGCCCGGCAGAGGCGAAGGCCTGGGTTGCCGATGCGGTGGAGATGGGGCGCGTGATCGAGGTTGAGATCGCTCTGGCGCAGGGCGGCACGCGCTCTGTGGTGATGTGGCCCGAAACGCTTGAGACGCTGACGCAGTTGTCACCGATCCCGCCCCGGCTCCGCATACTGAGTCCATTTGACCCGGCCTTGCGGGATCGAAATCGCGCCGAACGCCTTTTCGGGTTCCACTACCGGATCGAGATTTTCGTGCCGGAGGCGAAGCGGCGCTATGGCTATTATGTCTTCCCGGTGATGGAGGGTGACCGAATGATCGGTCGCATCGATATGAAATGCGACCGGTCTCGTGGCGGTTTGGACGTGACGGGGTTCTGGCCCGAACCGGGCGTGAGAATGGGCAAAGGCCGACACGTGCGGCTGATGAAGGAACTGGAGCGGGTGACGCGGCTGACCGGGTGCCCAGACCTTCGGCTGTCACCGGGCTGGCTGCGGCACAG includes:
- a CDS encoding SDR family oxidoreductase: MIDAAGPFHTYGKDPYRLPRACIRAGVSYMDLSDNTEFCLGISVLDAEAHAAGVAILSGVSSVPALSSAAVAALSDGMDRIEMIDSVILPGNRAPRGRSVIRSILDQVGRRVPITVAGRTEVVRGWSDARAYDLPDGVRRRGWMIGVPDLAVFPGRFGAKTVSFRAGLELSVMNRGLAALSWIRARMPLPVPMGVVRFGARLLAPFGSDRGGMAVEVTGPKDGAWIRRRWRLLAEAGDGPFVPAIPARAVLRNAAPSPGARIAVAEIGLAEMEAAMRDLSIRFEREETALKPIFETQLGEPFQTLPKAVRDSHQTYAVSRLEGRAKVTRGAGLWPRLLGWIFKFPPAVEDGPVTVLKTRREETEIWERRFGPRRFRSTLEIEDGWMTERFGPITFMLDLHVKDGALHFPVRAARIGPIPLPAWSLPISEATETERNGRFHFDVTLRAPLTGQLIVRYQGWLVPTV
- a CDS encoding flotillin family protein — protein: MDLVGIGIVVAAFLVFLILIGLVVGRLYRRTTREVGLVRTGSGGKKVIMDGGVLVIPLLHEISPVNMKTLRLEVQRTGEGALITRDRMRVDVGVEFYVSVNATDDGISRAAQTLGDRTFYVDQLREMIEGKLVDGLRAVAAQMTMDELHENRSEFVQEVQNTVSEDLLKNGLELESVSLTALDQTPFEALDENNAFNAVGMRKLAEVIATSKKERAEIEAEANVAVRRAGMEAERKRLEIERDEQEAAISQAEQIATLRAAQEAEIARREEDAEKEKEGARISREQAIRAADIARERAIREAEIDRDRELEVADQERQIIIAQKSEEESRARASADTARAEATKASEAIETARSVATAERQKQIALIEAEREAEREATKIRLAAQAEKDAAQDRAAARREEAQADADAITIRAEAKKADLLAEAEGNRAIVESENVIDPEIVAMKVDLARLDALPKVVAEMVKPAEKIDSIKIHQVTGMGGAAGTGGGDAGKPAVNQALDSILGMAVQLPALKKLGEELGVSLESGLSEVGGTTLGNVANDAPTPEAEEGAEVLPPADVEKRPAE
- a CDS encoding NAD(P)-binding domain-containing protein — protein: MTIVILGGTGVFGSRLARLPCRDGHRVVIAVRGVADAEGLAAEIGAEVLQVDRAGDLAPFSKQAPIG
- a CDS encoding UBP-type zinc finger domain-containing protein → MTCSHLDQITWALPDEAAKAGAVCEDCAKIGATWVHLRMCRSCGHIGCCDSSPHRHARAHWGASGHPILCSYEPGERWSWCFEDEEIVDKRGKLGG
- a CDS encoding winged helix-turn-helix domain-containing protein; its protein translation is MARPVIDNATARRLFLHRHGLGAGPSGPATGEGLAQVIGDLGFVQVDSVNTVARAHDMILWSRRQAYKPASLRWLNDRKRATFEHWTHDASILPMAQFPHWRLKFARDAARMKQRWTQWQGGGFHAEIDRVLTHISDHGPVGSGDLAEQRPEKSTGWWDWHPSKTALEYLWRAGELSVSRREGFRKIYDLTERVIPPEALNARFDEAETVDWACAAALDRLGFATSGELAAFWDLVRPAEAKAWVADAVEMGRVIEVEIALAQGGTRSVVMWPETLETLTQLSPIPPRLRILSPFDPALRDRNRAERLFGFHYRIEIFVPEAKRRYGYYVFPVMEGDRMIGRIDMKCDRSRGGLDVTGFWPEPGVRMGKGRHVRLMKELERVTRLTGCPDLRLSPGWLRHS
- a CDS encoding thiol-disulfide oxidoreductase DCC family protein, which gives rise to MPTPFAYGCPPALDGIEPVAIMDADCALCSFGARMIHRLDRSGTIRICPIQTARGQAALQYFGMDPSDPDSWLFLADGAAWSDFDAIVEVGRRCGGWGRLLAALMILPGPIRAWLYARIARNRYAIFGRGDICGLPDPGLRARLLL